The following is a genomic window from Halobacterium sp. R2-5.
CCTCGACCACGAGGCCGACGCGAGCGCGAAGCCCCTCGCGGACGAGGTGGTGGTGGACCGCACCGGTCGCCAGCAGGCTCGGTACCGGCATCGCGTCCTCGCCGGCTTCGCGCTGGGAGAGCACGAGAAGCTCGACGCCGTCCTCGACGGCCTCGGCGGCCTCGCGTTGGACGCGCTCGACGGCGCCCGCCAGCGACTCGTCGGGGGCAAAGGAGAGGTCGACGGTGCGCGTCGGCAGGCCCGCGTTCACCACCGCGTCGAGGTCGCTGTCCGCGAGCACGGGGCTGTCGAGGACGACCTGTTGGGCGTGCTCGCGGGACTCCGCGAGGAGGTTGTCCTGGCTGCCGAGCCGCGTCTCCATGCTCGTCACGAGCTCCTCGCGGATGTAGTCGATCGGCGGGTTCGTGACCTGCGCGAACAGCTGGCGGAAGTACGACGCCAGCGGGTGGTTGAACTCCGAGATGCCGGGCAGCGGCGCGTCGTCGCCCATCGAGCCGACGGGGTCCTTGCCGTCCTGGACCATCGGCGCGACGAGCTCGTCGAGCTCGTCACGGGTGTAGCCGAACATCGCCTGCTCGGAGCGCAGGTCCTCTGTCGGGTCGCTCGGCAGCACGTCCTCGCCGGTCTCCGGGCGGAGCTGCTCGTCCTCGACCCACTCGCCGTACTGCTCGTCGGTGAGCTCGTCGAAGACGTCCTCGTCGTCGACGACGCCCTTCCCGGGTTCGGCGAGGAACAGCTGGCCGGGGCGGAGGCGGCCGCGCTCTTCGACCTCGCTGACGTCGCCCTCTAGGGCGCCCTGCTCGGACGCCATCACGAGCGTGCCGTCCGCGCGCTTCTCGTAGCGGCACGGGCGAAGGCCGTTCCGGTCGAGGACGCCGCCGATGCGGTCGCCGTCCGTACCGATGACCAGCGCGGGGCCGTCCCACGGCTCCACGAGGCTGGCGTGGTAGTCGTAGAACTCTTCGCGCGCGTCGCTCATCTCGTCGTCGCCCTGCCACGCCTCGGGGACGAGCATCCGGAGGGCGTGCGGGAGCGAGCGCCCCGTCTGCATCAGGAGTTCGAGCGCGTTGTCGACGCTCGCGGTGTCGGACTGCTCGGGGTCGTCGATGACCGGGAGGACTTCCTCCAGTTCGTCGTCGGTGAAGCCCTCGGCTTCGAGGTCGGCCTCGCGGGCGCGCATCCAGTTGACGTTCCCGCGGATGGTGTTGAACTCGCCGTTGTGGATGATGGTCCGGTAGGGGTGCGCGAGGTGCCACGCGCCGAGCGTGTTCGTCGAGAAGCGGGCGTGCACGAGCGCGAACCCGGTCTCGACGCGGTCGTCAGTGAGGTCGGGGTAGTAGTCGGCGACCTGGTCGCCCTTCAGGAGGCCCTTGTAGACGACGGTGTCCTGGTCCAGCGAGCAGACGTAGAAGCGGTCGTGGTCGACGGCGGCCTCGACGGCCTGCCGGCCGACGTACAGCGCCTTCTCGAAGTCGTCAGTGTTCTCGGGACGTACTACGGCCTGCGCGACGTGGGGCTCGGAGTCGAGGGCGGTCTGCCCGAGGTCGGCGTTGTCGGTCGGGACGTCGCGCCACGCGTCGACCGCGAGGCCGTACTCGGCGAGCGCGTCCTCGACGGTGTCGACGACCGCGTCGCGTTCGTCGGCGTCCTGCGGGAGAAAGAACGAGCCGACGGCGTAGGTCTCGGGGAGGCCGTCGAAGACGTCGGCGAAGAACTCGTGGGGCGTCTGAATCATGGCGCCGGCGCCGTCGCCGGTGTTCTCCTCGGCGCCCGTGGTGCCGCGGTGTTCGAGGTTCTCCAGTACGTCGAGTGCGTCGGAGAGAACGCGGTGGGACCGACCCCCGTCGAGATCGACGACGACCCCGACCCCGCAGTTCGACCGTTCGTCGGTCGGGTCTGCGAGGAGGTTGTTCGTGCTGTCGGACTGGTGCATGTGCCACCGTGTGCCACGGGCGAGTAAAACCCCTTCCCTGAATCACTAATGGTAATATAACCACCAAAGAGGGAATATAAGGTGTTCGTATGCGCCGCTATGCCGTCCTGCGAACCCCGTCGTGCACCGCCCGAGTGGAGGCCGCTTCGCTACTCGACGGTTCGGCGACCACCCTTATCAAATGAACGACCGTGACAAAAGCGGCGCCGTCAGTACGACTTCGCGAAGAACGCCGTTTCCTCGGCGGGCTCGCCGCAGATGGCGCAGTCCTCGCCCTCGTGGTCGGGCTCGGGGAGGTGTTCGTCCTCGAACTCGGAGGCCGCGCGCGCGGCGCTGTCCTCCGCGAGCGGCACCAGCACGATTTCGGCGTGCACCTGGTCTTTGATTTCGGCCTCGCAGTCCTCGTCGCCGCACCACGGCGCCTTCACGTAGCCGCCGTGCTTGCCGATGGTGCCCAGAATCTCCTCGCGGCTGTCGGCCTCGCGGACGTTCTCGTCGAGGCGCTCGGCGGCCGCGTCGTAGAGCTTCTCGTACACCTCGTCGAGGTGGTCGTGGACCGTCGCCGTGATGTCCGCGCGGTCCTCGACGGCGTCCTCGCCGTCGGGTCGGTGGACGACCGTGACCTCCTCGTCCTCGACCTCGTTCGGGCCGATCTCGAAGCGCACGGGGACGCCCTTCAGCTCCCACTCGTTGAACTTGAACCCGGGGTTGCGTTCGTCGCGGTCGTCGAGGTGGACGCGCACGCCCTGGGACTCCAGCTCGGCCGCGATCTCCGAGGAGTACTGGAGCACCTCGTCTTTGGTGTCCTCCTGCCAGATGGGGACGATGACGACCTGCTTGGGCGCGACCGTCGGCGGGAGCACGAGCCCCTGGTCGTCGCTGTGGCTCATGACGAGCGCGCCGATGGCGCGCCACGACAGTCCCCACGACGTCGTGTACGCGGTGCGCTCGGCCTCGTCCTCGTCGCTGAACGTGATGTCGAACGCCTCCGCGAACGACTGCCCGAGGTGGTGGCTGGTGCCGCCCTGCACGGACTTCCCGTCGGGCATCAGCGCCTCGACGGTCGTCGTGGTGTCCGCGCCCGGGAACTTGTCGTGTTCGGGCTTCCGGCCGCGCAGCACGGGCATCCCGAGGACGTCCTCGTAGAGCCGCTGGTACTGGTCGAGGCGCAGCGTCGTCTCCGCCCACGCCTCCTCGTCGCTCGCGTGCGCGGTGTGGCCCTCCTGCCAGAGGAACTCCTTCGTGCGGAAGAACGGCTTCGTCTCGGTCGCCTCCCAGCGCACGACGGAGTTCCACTGGTTCACGCGCAGCGGGAGGTCGCGGTGCGAGCGCACCCACTGGGCCATGTACGGCGCGATGATGGACTCCGAGGTCGGCCGGACCGCGAGGCGCTCTTCGAGTTCGTCGTGGCCGCCGTGGGTCACCCACGCCACCTCGGGGTCGAACCCCTCCACGATGTCCTTCTCGCGTTCGAGGTACGACTCGGGGATGAACAGCGGGAAGTAGGCGTTGTCCACGCCGGTCTGCTTGAACCAGCCGTCGAGGTTGTCCTGAATCGCCTCCCAGAGTGCGTAGCCGCGGGGCCGGGTGACGATGAACCCGCCCATCGGCGCGTAGTCCGCCAGTTCCGCCTTCTGGACCACTTCGGCGTACCACTCGCCGGGGTTGTGCTCCTTGGACTCGGTGATGCCGAGCTCCTGTTCGTCGCTCATTACCAGCAACGAGGCTTGACTCGCTCTTAAAACCCGTGAAGGTGTGCGGACGCTCCACGAGCGCGAACGCGAATTGCCTATAGACAACCAATTTCCCCGGGGTCGTCGAGTTCAGTGTATAGCGGGCTTAGAATGGGTGTTTAGGATTCATTCGCGGGGCATCGAACGTTAGCAGAAACTAATATTAGTGGTCGGGAGCGTAGCTCCTCGCGTGCGCGAGTTCGAGTTCACCGTGGAGTACGAACCGGGCAGCGACGCCCTCATGGACTGCTTCATCGAGCACGACAGCCTGACGGCGTGGACCTCGGTCTGCTTCACCACCCGCGAGCGGATGTGGCGCATCGACCACGCCACCGGAACGGACGAGGCGCTGGCGGCCTTCGACGGGGTGTTCCTCGACGAGTCGCGGTGCAACGAGTGTCTGGACCTCCCGGACTGCGACACGTACCGGGAGTACCACGTCCTCGACGAGTCCGCGAACTCCCGGACCGTCTACACGTTCCGCGAGGAAGTGCACGACTGCCACTCGGTCCCCCACTACGTCCACGAGCACGTCGGCGACGGCGTCGTCTTCGAGGCCCGCCGCAGCCACAACGAGTACCGGTGGCGGGTCCTCCACCCCGAGGAGCAGTCCGTCGGCGAGCTCTACGACGCCATCGAGGCCCAGCTCCGGGAGGGCCTCTCGCTGTCGCTGTCCCGGCTCTCCAGCGCCGGGAACTGGGACGCCGAGTCGCGCATCGCCGCGGAGCTGACGCCCGAGCACCGCGCGGTCCTCGAGGCCGCCGTCGAGAACGGGTACTACTCGCGGCCCCGCGAGGTCACCGTCAGCGACCTCAGCGACGAGCTCGGCGTGCCGCGCTCGACGGTCCAGTACCGGCTGCGGAGCGCCGAAGACCTCGTCGTCTCCCAGTTCGTCGACGACGCCCTCTGAATCCGGGAGCGTTCCAGCGGCGCTGGAACCGGCGGGAGAGTTAAGTGGTATGGGAACGTCCCGCACAGTATGGGTGACACGAAGCGTGGCCGCGAACGGCAAGGCCAGAAGAAGCGCGAACAACTCCGTCAGCGCGAAGTCGAACGCACCCTCGAGACCGAAATCGACCCGTCCGAGGCGCCGGAACTCCCGGACGAGGACATAGAGATCGGCGACGGCCGGGCGAACTGACCCGCGACCACCTCCGTTCTCCGACGCAGTTACCCGTCAGCCGCGGCGCCGTTCAGTCCTCCCGAGTCCGCGACACCGAGAACGGGCTCGCCGACTCCGTCCACGACCAGCCGGGGAGCCGCGTCTGGACGCCCGCCGCGAGCGCGGCGTCGAGGTCGTCCAGTCCGGCGGCGCTGTCGCCGTCGCCGCTCGTGTGGACGTCCGCGTAGTGGAACGTCGACTCCGCGAGCAGGCGCAGCGGCTGCTCGCCCGCGATCATCGCCGCGAGTTCGCGGCCCAGGAGCTCGTCGACGACGAACCCCGGGTAGTCGTCGGTGACGTCGAGCTCTCGGAGCAGCGCCACGAGCGCCGAGACGTTCACCGCGCGGTCGCCGTCCGCGAACACCTCGGCGACGGCGTTCCGGTACTGCGCGTCGGTCACGGGCGCGACCTCGGTGTCGAAGGCGTCCCCGAGCGCGTTCCGGACGTCGTTGACCAGCGGGACGACGACGTCGGCGCGTTCGAGCACCCACTCGCGCTCGCGGACGACCGCGTCTGGCGTCAGTTCCATGCCCCACCTCGAACGTGAAGAAACACCAACTTTGCGAAGGCTTTTATAACCGGAACCGCTTACTGGCAGACAAGCGGGTTCTCCTGTACTAATCCCCGCGGCCCGGCCACCTCGGCCGGAACCACCGGTCTCCATGCTGGGATGACGATGCTGTGTGACTACTCACAACGTTTTTCGGCGTGCTCGCGACCCCACTCACCGGGGTTCGTGAGCCGCCCCAGCACCGCCGGTCGCCCGGACACAGGAGGGCTCAACCCCCGACTATGAGTACTGTAGACCAGCAACTCGAGGAGTTACAGGACAAGATTACGAACGAGATTCCGCCGGACATCTCGGTGACCGACGTCAAGTACGAGGGCCCCGAGCTCGTCGTCTACACCCGAGACCCCAAGCAGTTCGCCCAGGACGGCGACCTCGTCCGGCAGCTCGCGAGCAAGCTCCGCAAGCGCATCACCGTCCGGCCCGACCCAGCGGTGCTCTCCCGGCCGGAGACCGCCCGCGAGAAGATCCTCGACGTCATTCCGGAGGACGCCGGCATCACCGACCTCGACTTCCACGAGGACACCGGCGAAGTCGTCATCGAGGCCGAGAAGCCCGGGATGGTCATCGGTCGCCACGGCTCCACACTGCGCGAGATTACGGAAGCCGCCGGCTGGACGCCCGAAGTCGTACGCACGCCGCCCATCGAATCCTCCACCGTCTCGAACGTCAGGGACTTCCTCAAGTCCGAGCGCGACGACCGCCGGGACATCCTGGAGAAGGTCGGCCGCCAGATCCACCGCGAGGAGATGAGCGACGACGAGTACGTCCGCATCACCACGCTGGGCTGCTGCCGCGAGGTCGGCCGCGCGAGCTTCATCCTCTCGACGCCCGAGACGCGCATCCTCATCGACTGCGGCGACAAGCCCGGCAGCGAGGACGAGGTCCCCTACCTCCAGGTCCAGGAGGCGCTCGGCGCGGGCGCGAACTCCATCGACGCGGTCGTGCTCACGCACGCGCACCTCGACCACTCCGCGTTCATCCCGCTTTTGTTCAAGTACGGCTACGACGGCCCCATCTACACCACCGAGCCGACGCGGGACCTCATGGGCCTGCTGACGCTGGACTACCTCGACGTCGCCGCGAAGGAGGGCCGGGCGCCCCCGTACGAGTCCGAGATGGTCCGCGAGGCCATCAAGCACACCATCCCCCTGGAGTACGGCGACGTCACCGACATCGCGCCGGACGTCAAGCTCACGTTCCACAACGCGGGCCACATCCTCGGGTCGGCGGTGTCGCACTTCCACATCGGCGACGGCCTCTACAACGTCGCGTTCTCCGGCGACATCCACTACGACGACACGCGGCTGTTCAACGGCGCGGTCAACGACTTCCCGCGCGTGGAGACGCTCGTCCTCGAATCCACGTACGGCGGCCGCAACGACTACCAGACCGACCAGGAGGACTCCGAGCGCAAGCTCAAGCGCGTCATCAACGAGACGTACGAGCAGGGCGGGAAGGTCCTGATTCCGGCGTTCGCGGTCGGCCGCTCCCAGGAGATGATGCTCGTCCTCGAGGAGGCGATGCGGGAGGGCGACATCCCCGAGATGCCTATCCACCTCGACGGCATGATCTGGGAGGCGACCGCCATCCACACCACGTACCCCGAGTACCTCCGCGACGACCTCCGGGACCGCATCTTCCACGAGGACGAGAACCCGTTCCTCGCGCCCCAGTTCAACCACATCGACGGCGGCGAGGAGGAGCGCCAGGAGGTCGCGGACGGCGAGGAGTGCATCATCCTCTCCACGTCCGGGATGGTCGAGGGCGGCCCCATCATGTCCTGGATTCAGCACATCGGCCCGGACCCGGACTCCACGATGACGTTCGTCGGCTACCAGGCCCAGGGGACGCTCGGCCGCCGCATCCAGTCCGGCTGGGACGAGATTCCGATGCCGGACAGCCAGGGAAGCGGCCGTACCGAGCGCCTCGAACTGAAGATGGACACGGAGACCGTCGACGGCTTCTCCGGGCACGCCGACCGCCAGGGCCTCGAGGACTTCGTGCGCACGATGAACCCCCGGCCCGAGAAGGTGCTGTGCGTGCACGGCGACGAGTCCTCGACGCAGGACCTCTCCAGCGCGCTCTACCACGAGTACAACATGCGGACGTTCGCGCCGAAGAACCTCGAGACGTTCCGCTTCGTCTGAACGGACTCCGCTCTCGCGGCGTGCTTCTCAGTCGGTAGCTCTATACTCCGCGTCCCGGAACTACGGGGCGTGAGCCGCACACGAGCAGTCGGCGTCCTCGTCGCGGCGCTGGTCGTCTCCACGGCGTTCGTCGGCACGGTCGGCGCGCAGGTCGAGCGGTCGCCCGTCGAGGGCGACGGCGGCCACCGCTTCGACGTCGGCGGCGACGACCCCCACATCACGTTCTGGCTCCACCTCGACCTGTTCACGAACCTCGGCGCACCCGGCGACTTCGGGTTCAGCGCGGTCGGCACCGCGATGGACACCCGCGTCGTCGCCGTCGACGTCCAGCTGCGGTTCGCTGGCGTCGGCGACCTCTCGGAGTTCCTCTCGAACCCGTTCTCGCGCTTCTCCGTGGTGGCGGAGTGGGAGCTCAACCTCCCGTTCCTCTCGGCGGGGCCGGCCGCCGACGAGGATTTCAGCTACCGGGACAACGAGACGATCAACGCCAGCAGCGGCTCCTGACGGGCAGAACTTTCAACACGCCGGGCTCGTTACCTACTCTCATGCCAGGTGGCGACGAACTCGTCGCGGAGCTCCGGGAGCAGGCGGGCGACGCGCTACGAGTCGTCGCCGAGTACGACAGGGACGGCTACGACCTGCGGTACGTCCGGGACGACGTCGACGAGCGCCTCGACGATGTCGCCGACGATATCCACCGCGACCTCGTGCTCGAAGGCATCAGCCGCGAGCGCCTCGAAGACCTCTTCGACGCGGGCGACCTGCGGTGCTCGATGCACCGCTTCGAGGAGGTGACCGCGTTCCACTTCGCCGAGGCCGAGTACAGGGGCCTGTTCGTCAGCATCGACTCCGGCGTGGACGTGCCGCTGGCGTCGTTCACCGACACCTGCTGGAAGAGCCTCGACTAGTCGCCCGCGGCCTCCGCGGGGTCGACGACGTCCTCCGCGAGTTCGTCGACGCCCACGCGGTCGCAGAGGTCGTACAGCGGGCACGCCTCCGGGCCGTCCAGGCACGCGGGCTTGCGCGCCGAGCAGTACTCGCGGCCGAACTGAATCATCGCCGTGTGCCCGAACCCGCACTTCTCGCCGGGCACCTCGGCTTCGAGGGCTTCGCGGACGCCCTCGTGGTCGGCGTCCGGGGCGGCGAGCCCGAGCCGGCGCGCGATGCGGTGGACGTGCGTGTCCACGGGGAAGACGCCGCCGCGACCGCCCGCGAACAGCAGCACGCAGTCGGCGGTCTTCGGGCCGACGCCCTTCATGTCCAGTAAGGCGTCGCGCACTTCGTCGGGGTCGCCGGTGCGCACGAACTCGTCGAACTCGTCCTCCCCTCCGTACTCCTCGCGGACGCGGCCGGCGATGCGAATCAGCGTCTCGGACTTCTGGTTGTAGAGCCCCGCCGAGGAGATGGTCTCCGCGAGTTCGTCCTGATGGGCGTCCGCGAGCGCCGCCGCCAGGTCGCCGTCTCCCTGTGAGCCCGCCCCGTCCCGGTCGTCGTCGGAGGCGGGGCGGTCGGCGGGGTCGCCGGGGTCGTAGCGCTCCATCAGCGCGTCGTGGGCGGGCTGGCTGGCGACGTCGCTGGTGTTCTGGCTGAGAATCGTGCGAACGAGACACTCGAAGGCGTCGCGGCCACCGTAGGCCTTCTGCCAGTACAGGTCTCCGAGGCGGTCGACGACGGCCTCCGCGCGGCTGGTGCCGTCGCCGGGCTCGAACTCCGTGAATCGGCCCGCGGCGGCCTCGCCGCCGGAGATGTTCTCCGCGGGTTCGTCGTCCATGTTCGGTGGACGGTCGCCGAGCGGGAAAAGCCTACTCGACGCGCAGGGTCGCGGTCAGCTCGGCGCCGTCCGCGAGCGCGGCGACGAGGTCGCGGTCGAGGTCCGCGGCGGCCTTCTCGGCGTCCACGAAGATGGTGCGGTCGTCGACGTACGTGCTCGTGCGGCCGACCATGCTGCGGTCGTTCGCGAACTCGAGGTCGGGGTGGCCGGAGCCGACGACTTCCTCGCGGTGGCCGTCGGCTTCGAGGACGAGCGTGATGGTCGCGTCCTCGTCCCGGCAGGCGGCGACGAACTCGTCGTCGAAGTCGGCAGGCGCGCGGTCGGCCTCGATGCCGACGATGCAGTCGCCGGCGGGCGTGAGGTAGTCGTCGGTCGTCACTTCGAGCGTGGAGGCGTGTTCGGCGGCGACGTGCTCGTGGCCGCGCGCACGCACGACTTCTTCCATGCTCGGCGGTTGCCGGTTGGCGCACTTGTGTGCGGCGTTCCGCCGTCGCTCTTTAAGTTCCCGCACCCGGGGTCGTGTGAGCCGTTACCACCCGCTGCCGGCGGTCTGACAACTGCTTGCACCCCTCCCGCCGTCGGAAATTTTAAGTGCCGTGGTGGACTACTATCTGACACCAGAACGCTGCGTGCGTTCGTGCACAGCCCGAGAGAATGACAGGACGTTCTCCTTCCGACCGGGAAGTAACACGCTCCGAGCGACGGTTGTCTCGAACGCCCAGCGGGTATGGCATCGAGGTTTGAACAATGGCTGAGGAAGAACAAACTATCGAAGTATCGAGCGCAGACGAACTCATTACTGACGAAGAACTCCAGGAGAAATCCAAGGGGCAGCTCATCAAGAACGCCGGCCAGTTCCGGGACCGGCGTAACGAGCTGAACCAGCTCGCGAGCTCCCGCGCCTCCGACCGCGACGAACTCAACGCGAAGACGCGAGAGAAGGTCGACGAGGCACAGGAGCACCGCGAGAAGCGCGACGAGCTCAACGAGCAGGTCCAGGAGCACAAGGAGAAGCGAAACGAGCTCAACGCCAAAGCGAACGAGCTCTTCGACGAGGTCGAGCAGCGCAAACAGGACCTCGAACTCGACGAGGGCAAGGACCTCGAGGAGCTCAAAGAGGAGATCGAGCAGCTCGAGTTCAAGCAGCAGACCGAGGTCCTCTCCACCGAGGACGAGCGCGAGCTCATCGAGAAGATCGAGGACAAGCGCGAGGAGTACCAGGACCGCAAGGAGAAGCTGGACGCCTCGGGCGACCTCGAGGAGCTCGTCGAGGAAGCCGAGGAGGTCCGCGCGGAAGCCTCCGAGCACCACGAGAAGGTGACGGAGCTCGCGGACAAGGCCCAAGAGCACCACAACGAGATGATCGAGGCCTACCGCGAGGCCGACGACATCCGCGACGAGGCCGACGAGATGCACGAGAAGTTCGTGGAAGCGCAGGAAGCCGCCGACGCCCACCACGAAGCGTTCGTGCAGGTCCAGAAGCGCCTCCGCGAGCTCGACAAACAGGAAGAAGAGGAGCGCGAGGACGAGCGCGCCCAGGAGCAGGCCGAGGCCCGCGAGGAGGCCGAGGAGATCTACGAGCGCTTCAAGGAGGGCGAGACCCTCGACACCGAGGACCTCCGCAAGCTCCAGAAGTCCGGTCACCTCTAAGCTGTCTACTGCCGATTTCTCCGATTTTCCCGGCGCGTAGCCGCGGCGTCGTCCCGCGCTGAGCGGAGACGCCGCGGACGGGCGGCGTCACTGCCCCGAGCGCGGGGTTTTTACTGTGGCGGCGTGACCCTCCGGACGATAGATGCGTACGCTGGTCGTCTGCGTGGACCGACCCGGCGACATCCCCCGCCAGACGGGCCTGCGGACGCCGGTCGCGGGCTGGGAAGCGGTGCAGTCGCTGGTCGTCGAGATGGGGATCGCGGACCCCGAGGACTCCGCGGTGAACTGCCTCCTGGAGGCGCTCCGAATCACCCGCGACCTGCGGGACGAGGACGACGACGCGGTGGTCGCGGCGGTCTCCGGGAGCGGCGACGGCGTCTCCGCGGACCGCTCGCTCGCCGAGCAGCTGGACGACCTCATCGAGCGCTACGACCCGGACTCGGCGGTCGTGGTCATCGACAGCGCGGAGGACGAGCGCGTCGTCCCCATCGTGGAGAGCCGCCTGCAGGTCGACGCCGTCGACCGCGTGGTCGTCCGGCAGGCACGCGACCTCGAGTCCACGTACTACCTCCTGAAGCAGTTCCTCGCCGACGAGGAGCTCCGCCAGACGGTGCTCGTGCCGCTGGGCATCGTGCTCCTGGTGTTCCCCGCGCTGATGATGGTGACGGGGAGCCTCGCCGTCGCTGCCGCCGCTATCACCGCGGTCATCGGGCTGTTCGTCCTCTACAAGGGATTGAGCGTCGACGCGTACCTCGCGCAGGTTCCCGCGCAGGCCCGGGACGCGCTGTACTCCGGCCGGGTGTCCATCGTGACGTACGTCGTCGCCGGCGGGCTCGCCGCCATCGGCGTGTTCGCGGGCGCACTCGCGGTCTCGGACCTGCCCGCCGAGCGCGCGCCGCTAGTGACCGTGATGGCGTTCACGTACGACAGCGTGCCGTGGGTGACCATCGGCGGACTCGCGGCCAGCGCCGGCCGGCTGTTCGACGAGCTCATCCGCGGCGACGGCGTCCGCACGTCGTTCCTGAACCTCCCGTTCGGCGTGCTCGCGGTCGGACTCGTCGTCCGCGGGTTCTCGGGGTACTTCATGGAGCTGGCGGGCGAACTCGACGCCTTCTCGGTGCCCGCGATGGAGGTCGGCGCGCTCGCCGTCGAGGGCTTCGCGCTCTCCCCCGAGGAACGCCTCGCCGTGTTCGTCGTGCTGGGCGTGCTCGTCAGCGTCGTCGGAATCCAC
Proteins encoded in this region:
- the proS gene encoding proline--tRNA ligase; this encodes MSDEQELGITESKEHNPGEWYAEVVQKAELADYAPMGGFIVTRPRGYALWEAIQDNLDGWFKQTGVDNAYFPLFIPESYLEREKDIVEGFDPEVAWVTHGGHDELEERLAVRPTSESIIAPYMAQWVRSHRDLPLRVNQWNSVVRWEATETKPFFRTKEFLWQEGHTAHASDEEAWAETTLRLDQYQRLYEDVLGMPVLRGRKPEHDKFPGADTTTTVEALMPDGKSVQGGTSHHLGQSFAEAFDITFSDEDEAERTAYTTSWGLSWRAIGALVMSHSDDQGLVLPPTVAPKQVVIVPIWQEDTKDEVLQYSSEIAAELESQGVRVHLDDRDERNPGFKFNEWELKGVPVRFEIGPNEVEDEEVTVVHRPDGEDAVEDRADITATVHDHLDEVYEKLYDAAAERLDENVREADSREEILGTIGKHGGYVKAPWCGDEDCEAEIKDQVHAEIVLVPLAEDSAARAASEFEDEHLPEPDHEGEDCAICGEPAEETAFFAKSY
- a CDS encoding helix-turn-helix domain-containing protein, whose translation is MREFEFTVEYEPGSDALMDCFIEHDSLTAWTSVCFTTRERMWRIDHATGTDEALAAFDGVFLDESRCNECLDLPDCDTYREYHVLDESANSRTVYTFREEVHDCHSVPHYVHEHVGDGVVFEARRSHNEYRWRVLHPEEQSVGELYDAIEAQLREGLSLSLSRLSSAGNWDAESRIAAELTPEHRAVLEAAVENGYYSRPREVTVSDLSDELGVPRSTVQYRLRSAEDLVVSQFVDDAL
- a CDS encoding beta-CASP ribonuclease aCPSF1; its protein translation is MSTVDQQLEELQDKITNEIPPDISVTDVKYEGPELVVYTRDPKQFAQDGDLVRQLASKLRKRITVRPDPAVLSRPETAREKILDVIPEDAGITDLDFHEDTGEVVIEAEKPGMVIGRHGSTLREITEAAGWTPEVVRTPPIESSTVSNVRDFLKSERDDRRDILEKVGRQIHREEMSDDEYVRITTLGCCREVGRASFILSTPETRILIDCGDKPGSEDEVPYLQVQEALGAGANSIDAVVLTHAHLDHSAFIPLLFKYGYDGPIYTTEPTRDLMGLLTLDYLDVAAKEGRAPPYESEMVREAIKHTIPLEYGDVTDIAPDVKLTFHNAGHILGSAVSHFHIGDGLYNVAFSGDIHYDDTRLFNGAVNDFPRVETLVLESTYGGRNDYQTDQEDSERKLKRVINETYEQGGKVLIPAFAVGRSQEMMLVLEEAMREGDIPEMPIHLDGMIWEATAIHTTYPEYLRDDLRDRIFHEDENPFLAPQFNHIDGGEEERQEVADGEECIILSTSGMVEGGPIMSWIQHIGPDPDSTMTFVGYQAQGTLGRRIQSGWDEIPMPDSQGSGRTERLELKMDTETVDGFSGHADRQGLEDFVRTMNPRPEKVLCVHGDESSTQDLSSALYHEYNMRTFAPKNLETFRFV
- the nth gene encoding endonuclease III; the protein is MDDEPAENISGGEAAAGRFTEFEPGDGTSRAEAVVDRLGDLYWQKAYGGRDAFECLVRTILSQNTSDVASQPAHDALMERYDPGDPADRPASDDDRDGAGSQGDGDLAAALADAHQDELAETISSAGLYNQKSETLIRIAGRVREEYGGEDEFDEFVRTGDPDEVRDALLDMKGVGPKTADCVLLFAGGRGGVFPVDTHVHRIARRLGLAAPDADHEGVREALEAEVPGEKCGFGHTAMIQFGREYCSARKPACLDGPEACPLYDLCDRVGVDELAEDVVDPAEAAGD
- a CDS encoding DUF371 domain-containing protein — its product is MEEVVRARGHEHVAAEHASTLEVTTDDYLTPAGDCIVGIEADRAPADFDDEFVAACRDEDATITLVLEADGHREEVVGSGHPDLEFANDRSMVGRTSTYVDDRTIFVDAEKAAADLDRDLVAALADGAELTATLRVE
- a CDS encoding coiled-coil protein, with protein sequence MAEEEQTIEVSSADELITDEELQEKSKGQLIKNAGQFRDRRNELNQLASSRASDRDELNAKTREKVDEAQEHREKRDELNEQVQEHKEKRNELNAKANELFDEVEQRKQDLELDEGKDLEELKEEIEQLEFKQQTEVLSTEDERELIEKIEDKREEYQDRKEKLDASGDLEELVEEAEEVRAEASEHHEKVTELADKAQEHHNEMIEAYREADDIRDEADEMHEKFVEAQEAADAHHEAFVQVQKRLRELDKQEEEEREDERAQEQAEAREEAEEIYERFKEGETLDTEDLRKLQKSGHL
- a CDS encoding DUF373 family protein, translating into MRTLVVCVDRPGDIPRQTGLRTPVAGWEAVQSLVVEMGIADPEDSAVNCLLEALRITRDLRDEDDDAVVAAVSGSGDGVSADRSLAEQLDDLIERYDPDSAVVVIDSAEDERVVPIVESRLQVDAVDRVVVRQARDLESTYYLLKQFLADEELRQTVLVPLGIVLLVFPALMMVTGSLAVAAAAITAVIGLFVLYKGLSVDAYLAQVPAQARDALYSGRVSIVTYVVAGGLAAIGVFAGALAVSDLPAERAPLVTVMAFTYDSVPWVTIGGLAASAGRLFDELIRGDGVRTSFLNLPFGVLAVGLVVRGFSGYFMELAGELDAFSVPAMEVGALAVEGFALSPEERLAVFVVLGVLVSVVGIHVATRFSGVDVDDVEEPVEP